The following DNA comes from Castor canadensis chromosome 15, mCasCan1.hap1v2, whole genome shotgun sequence.
TGGGAGAAGGTGCCCTCACCTTGGGAGGGCGTTTCTAGAGGTGCCAGACTTCAGAGGTGAGGAGGCTGCTGGGAGCCTCAGAGCTGGGAACTTTGGCAAGTGATATTCATCCAGGTGGAGCTGTGCCCATGGTGCCAGCTGGGGGTCGGATGGACCTTCACACGGTGGGAGTGGGGGCCTGGGTGAGCAGTGGGGCTTGggagcagcccaggctggcttgacaGAGGAACCACTCTGGACTCTCCAGCCAACCCTTGCTGTTTCTTAAAGTCCTGGGGCTGGCTAGGGACAGCAGGGGTGGCTGGAGAGACCTTTGAATGGGGACCCTAGGTTTGTGTGTgatggtgtgtgtgagtgttcaTGTCTAAGGTGAGTGTGTATACATGAGTGTGTGCGTGTATGATTTTGCATGAATGTGTGGGAGTGATTAACGTGAATAATAGAGTATGGGACCCTCTGACTGGtgtgcatggctgtgtgtgtgtaggtgagtgtgtgtgcatgtctaaATTTGTaagagtgcatgtgtgtgtgagggatggtgtgtgactgagtgtgtgtgCCCGTGTGGGTTGTGGAAGTGATGTGGAaggtgtgagtttgtgtgtgtgtgtgtatgtgtgtgtgtgtgtgtgtgtgcttgcctGTGCTGGGCAGGTGGCGCCTGTGGTGCaggcttctttccttcctgcagGTCTGGGCTCCTGCTCTGAGGCTGCGAAGCTTTTCTGAGGACTGagcctggctggctggctgggggTTGGAGAGGCAGGCGGGCTGCTGTCTCTTTCCTCGGGGTTACAAGACAAGGTCAGCACAGCGAATCTGAGCTTTTGTTTGCCTCTCCCCTGCCCGCAGCAGCCTGTGGTCTGTTCATTCATTATTAAGTTTTAAATCCACCCGATGAGAAACTTGAGCCTCGGATCTTGCTCCTGCTCAGGCTGGCTCTGTCAGAGCCCCACCGTGCCCAGGGAACTTCACTGCCTTTATTGCTGCGTTCTGTGTGCCTTTGTCTTCCTAGAAACGCCAGCCCTTAGGTTTGTCTAGTTTCCCTCAGAGGCTGGATGGCCAGCAAAGCCCCTCCTATCCCCCGGGAGCACAGGACACTCAGAGTTGTTGGAAGGAGAGCCTCTTGAGTGGAGTGAAGTCCTGCCTGCTCTGGGTAGGGGAGGAGCTTGTCCATTCTCTAAAATCGGTCATTATCGGGCCACCGCCTGGGTCTTGGGTGGACTGGggtatctctgggtagaaacaaagaaaacaatgccTCTTAGGATGCCTTGAGCTGGGAGCCCTCGGGGCCCTTGGCTTACTTCCTGTCTGATGATGGAGTCTGATGTTAGGAACCCTGTGATTTCACACCTCTTAAGTCTTGTCTATTACCTGAAGCGGCACTTTCTGGCCTTCTTAGCCCCCAGCCACAAAGAGTGTGGCACAGCTGATGATAATAAAgggcatttctttctcttgctaaaTTTCGCCTGGGCCCCAAAGGACCAGCAGGATTCCCTCCAGGATGAGGGGTTGGAAGAGAGTCGATTCCCAGGTGTTGATGGGACGTGTGCTCCATTTGGCCTGTGGGACTGATAGTCTATGAGGTCATTTCCGGTGACTTTGTCTGGctgcctctcctccccccacATCAGGGAAGTGGCCGAGAGCTTCACCTCCGGTGGGGTTACCATATCCAACCAGGCCCAGGCAGGTGTCGCTGCGAAAAAAGTCGCTTCCCCTCCATATCCTGCTGCCCCTCTGCCGCGTCCTCTGCAGATGGGAAGCCTGCATGTCCACTTGCTTCCGGCCCTGGCTCCCCCCACTCCCTGCAGCACTTGGCCAGCTGCACAGAGAGCTGTCGAGAAGCTGGCTCTGTCCTTGTTTCCCGGCGGCCCTGGGAATTGCCTCTAATCTCCTCTCTGCCTTCCCCCTGCAGATGGTGATGACGACCCACAGCTCTCCTGGGTGGCCTCGTCTCCCTCCAGCAAGGATGTTGCATCACCCACGCAGATGATCGGAGATGGTTGTGACCTTGGCCTCGGTGAGGAGGAAGGGGGCACGGGCCTGCCATACCCTTGCCAGTTCTGTGACAAGTCCTTCATCCGCCTGAGCTACTTGAAGAGGCACGAGCAGATCCACAGCGACAAGCTGCCGTTCAAGTGCACCTACTGCAGCCGCCTCTTCAAGCACAAGAGGAGCCGAGACCGGCACATAAAGCTGCACACGGGCGACAAGAAGTACCACTGTCACGAGTGCGAGGCGGCGTTCTCCCGCAGCGACCACCTCAAGATCCACCTGAAGACCCACAGCTCCAGCAAGCCCTTCAAGTGTAGCGTGTGCAAGCGTGGCTTCTCCTCCACCAGCTCACTACAGAGCCACATGCAGGCCCACAAGAAGAACAAGGAGCATCTGGCCAAGTCGGAGAAGGAAGCCAAGAAGGACGACTTCATGTGTGACTACTGTGAGGACACCTTCAGCCAGACAGAGGAGCTGGAGAAGCACGTGCTCACTCGCCACCCGCAGCTCTCCGAGAAGGCGGACCTGCAGTGCATCCACTGCCCTGAAGTCTTTGTCGATGAGAACACGCTGCTCGCCCACATCCACCAAGCCCACGCCAACCAGAAGCACAAGTGTCCCATGTGCCCCGAGCAGTTCTCCTCAGTGGAGGGTGTCTACTGCCACCTAGACAGCCACCGGCAGCCTGACTCCAGCAACCACAGTGTCAGTCCCGACCCCGTGCTGGGCAGTGTGGCCTCCATGAGCAGCGCCACACCTGACTCCAGTGCCTCCGTGGAGCGTGGCTCCACCCCGGACTCCACCTTGAAGCCACTGCGGGGGCAGAAGAAGATTCGGGACGATGGACAAAGCTGGTCCAAGGTGGTCTACAGCTGCCCGTATTGTTCTAAGCGGGACTTTACCAGCCTGGCTGTGCTGGAGATCCACCTGAAGACCATCCACGCAGATAAGCCCCAGCAGAGCCACACATGTCAGATCTGCCTGGATTCCATGCCCACCCTCTACAACCTCAACGAACACGTCCGCAAACTGCACAAGAGCCACGCCTACCCTGTGATGCAGTTTGGCAACATCTCTGCCTTCCACTGCAACTACTGTCCCGAGATGTTCGCGGACATTAACAGCCTGCAGGAGCACATCCGAGTCTCCCACTGTGGCCCCAACGCCAACCCACCCGATGGCAATAACGCTTTCTTCTGCAACCAGTGCTCCATGGGTTTCCTCACTGAGTCCTCTCTCACCGAGCACATCCAGCAGGCTCACTGCAGTGTCGGCAGTGCGAAGCTGGAGTCTCCGGTTGTGCAGCCAACACAGTCCTTCATGGAGGTCTATTCCTGCCCCTACTGTACCAACTCACCCATATTTGGCTCCATTCTGAAGCTCACCAAGCACATCAAGGAGAACCACAAGAACATTCCTCTGGCACACAGCAAGAAGTCCAAGACGGAGCAGAGCCCGGTCTCGTCTGATGTTGAGGTGTCCTCCCCAAAGCGGCAGCGGCTCTCGGGCAGTGCCAACTCCATCTCCAATGGCGAATATCCCTGTAATCAGTGTGACCTCAAGTTCTCCAACTTTGAGAGCTTCCAGACCCACCTGAAGCTGCACCTGGAGCTGCTGCTGCGGAAACAGGCCTGCCCCCAGTGCAAAGAGGACTTTGACTCCCAGGAGTCCCTCCTTCAGCACCTGACGGTGCATTACATGACCACATCAACCCACTATGTGTGCGAGAGCTGCGACAAGCAGTTCTCCTCAGTGGATGACCTGCAGAAGCACCTGCTGGACATGCACACCTTTGTGCTGTACCACTGCACCCTGTGTCAGGAGGTCTTTGACTCCAAGGTGTCCATCCAGGTGCACCTGGCGGTGAAACACAGCAATGAGAAGAAAATGTACCGCTGCACAGCCTGCAACTGGGACTTCCGTAAGGAGGCCGACCTGCAGGTGCATGTCAAACACAGCCACCTGGGCAACCCAGCCAAGGCACACAAGTGCATCTTCTGTGGGGAGACCTTCAGTACTGAGGTGGAGCTACAGTGCCACATCACCACGCACAGCAAGAAGTACAACTGCAAGTTCTGCAGCAAGGCCTTCCATGCCATCATCCTGCTGGAGAAGCACCTGCGGGAGAAGCACTGTGTGTTTGACGCCGCGACTGAGAACGGCACGGCCAATGGGGTGCCCCCCACTGCCACCAAGAAGGCTGAGCCTGCTGACCTGCAGGGCATGCTGCTGAAGAACCCAGAGGCACCCAACAGCCATGAGGCGAGCGAGGATGACGTGGATGCATCTGAGCCCATGTATGGCTGTGACATCTGTGGGGCTGCCTACACCATGGAAGTGCTGCTGCAGAATCATCGACTGCGGGACCACAACATCCGGCCAGGTGAGGATGACGGCTCACGCAAGAAGGCTGAGTTCATCAAGGGCAGCCACAAGTGCAACGTTTGCTCACGGACTTTCTTCTCGGAGAACGGGCTCCGGGAACACCTGCAGACACACCGGGGCCCTGCCAAGCACTACATGTGTCCCATCTGTGGCGAGCGCTTCCCCTCGCTGCTCACGCTCACTGAGCACAAGGTGACCCACAGCAAGAGCCTGGACACGGGCACCTGTCGCATCTGCAAGATGCCCCTGCAGAGTGAAGAGGAGTTCATCGAGCACTGCCAGATGCACCCTGACCTGCGCAACTCGCTTACGGGTTTCCGCTGTGTGGTCTGCATGCAGACAGTCACCTCCACGCTTGAGCTCAAGATCCACGGCACCTTCCACATGCAGAAGCTGGCGGGCAGCTCAGCCACATCCTCCCCCAACAGCCAGGGGCTGCAGAAGCTCTACAAGTGCGCCCTGTGCCTCAAGGAGTTCCGCAGCAAGCAGGACCTGGTCAAGCTCGATGTCAACGGGCTCCCCTATGGCTTGTGTGCTGGCTGCATGGCCCGCAGTGCAAATGGACAGGTGGGTGGCCTGGCCCCACCCGAACCCAGTGACCGGCCCTGTGCTGGCCTCCGATGCCCCGAGTGCAGTGTCAAGTTTGAGAGTGCTGAGGACCTGGAAAGCCACATGCAGGTGGACCATCGTGACCTAACGCCAGAGACCAGTGGGCCCCGCAAGGGTGCCCAGACATCGCCTGTGCCCCGGGTAAGTGCGGCCTGTCTGATTTTGGCCTTTGGTCCTTTGGGAGCTACTGGTCCCTCACAGAAACTGCACCCCTGAGTGCTGTGTTTGCTGGTGGTGTTCCCTATTGTAGCTCAGAGAAGTAGCACTGCAGTGCACTTCTCCAGTTTGAATCCCAGTGTCACTATTTCCTTTCCAGTTGTGTGacatgtacacattatttgcctctctgggcctcctttGTCAactgctcatctgtaaaatggggacagtaaTCATCTTGACTTCCCAGAACTGTTGTGTGGGGCCCATGATGTGTCCAGCACAGTGGCTGACACAGTGAGTGCTCTGTAAATGATGGCTGGCACCTTTGTTACTGATCTGGGGTGGACTGACTTACCTGCTTACTGGGTCTTCTTGGGAAAGTCACTTAACATCTCTGGGCTTTCGATCCAGGATTGTTTTGACAAATCATAGAGATACTGTGCATACACAGGGCTCAGAACCAGGCACTAGGCTGGGACTCTGTCCCATTTGCTATAGTCACTAGCTGATGTCATTTGTCTCAATAGCATCATCACTGTTGGTGCAATGGTGGTATGGGATGGCCCTTGGAAATAGTTCCACTCTCTTTTATCATTACTGATTGATTGATTCATACGTCAAACTTTTCTGGAATATCCACTATGTTTGGAGGTGCCTGGGAgtcaaagaaaaataggaatggaCCCCACCTTGGGGGCTTAAGGACCAGGGGGTGCCACAGAATCATAACAAGTGGATTTCAGAAGTGAGGTGGGTCCTCTTGGGCCGTGGGTACAGGGATGAGTTGCCCGATGTGGACTTGCAACATGTGGGGCCTTTGGGTGTCAGACAACATGGGCCCCAGGGTTCCCCtgagcctgtgtgtgtgtctccagaCAGAGGAGCTGCCAAGTGGGTCTCAGGGGTCTTTCCCTCGAGGTCTGCTGCTGGCACCATTGACAGGGAGGCAGCAATTGGGAAGAGTCACCTGCACAGGGGCCAGTGGAACAGAGGGATGTTTGCTG
Coding sequences within:
- the Znf423 gene encoding zinc finger protein 423 isoform X4, with the translated sequence MEDESIYTCDHCQQDFESLADLTDHRAHRCPGDGDDDPQLSWVASSPSSKDVASPTQMIGDGCDLGLGEEEGGTGLPYPCQFCDKSFIRLSYLKRHEQIHSDKLPFKCTYCSRLFKHKRSRDRHIKLHTGDKKYHCHECEAAFSRSDHLKIHLKTHSSSKPFKCSVCKRGFSSTSSLQSHMQAHKKNKEHLAKSEKEAKKDDFMCDYCEDTFSQTEELEKHVLTRHPQLSEKADLQCIHCPEVFVDENTLLAHIHQAHANQKHKCPMCPEQFSSVEGVYCHLDSHRQPDSSNHSVSPDPVLGSVASMSSATPDSSASVERGSTPDSTLKPLRGQKKIRDDGQSWSKVVYSCPYCSKRDFTSLAVLEIHLKTIHADKPQQSHTCQICLDSMPTLYNLNEHVRKLHKSHAYPVMQFGNISAFHCNYCPEMFADINSLQEHIRVSHCGPNANPPDGNNAFFCNQCSMGFLTESSLTEHIQQAHCSVGSAKLESPVVQPTQSFMEVYSCPYCTNSPIFGSILKLTKHIKENHKNIPLAHSKKSKTEQSPVSSDVEVSSPKRQRLSGSANSISNGEYPCNQCDLKFSNFESFQTHLKLHLELLLRKQACPQCKEDFDSQESLLQHLTVHYMTTSTHYVCESCDKQFSSVDDLQKHLLDMHTFVLYHCTLCQEVFDSKVSIQVHLAVKHSNEKKMYRCTACNWDFRKEADLQVHVKHSHLGNPAKAHKCIFCGETFSTEVELQCHITTHSKKYNCKFCSKAFHAIILLEKHLREKHCVFDAATENGTANGVPPTATKKAEPADLQGMLLKNPEAPNSHEASEDDVDASEPMYGCDICGAAYTMEVLLQNHRLRDHNIRPGEDDGSRKKAEFIKGSHKCNVCSRTFFSENGLREHLQTHRGPAKHYMCPICGERFPSLLTLTEHKVTHSKSLDTGTCRICKMPLQSEEEFIEHCQMHPDLRNSLTGFRCVVCMQTVTSTLELKIHGTFHMQKLAGSSATSSPNSQGLQKLYKCALCLKEFRSKQDLVKLDVNGLPYGLCAGCMARSANGQVGGLAPPEPSDRPCAGLRCPECSVKFESAEDLESHMQVDHRDLTPETSGPRKGAQTSPVPRKKTYQCIKCQMTFENEREIQIHVANHMIEEGINHECKLCNQMFDSPAKLLCHLIEHSFEGMGGTFKCPVCFTVFVQANKLQQHIFAVHGQEDKIYDCSQCPQKFFFQTELQNHTMSQHAQ
- the Znf423 gene encoding zinc finger protein 423 isoform X2, which produces MSRRKQAKPRSVKVEEGEASDFSLAWDSSVTVAGGLEGEPECDRKTSRALEDRNSVTSQEERNEDDEDMEDESIYTCDHCQQDFESLADLTDHRAHRCPGDGDDDPQLSWVASSPSSKDVASPTQMIGDGCDLGLGEEEGGTGLPYPCQFCDKSFIRLSYLKRHEQIHSDKLPFKCTYCSRLFKHKRSRDRHIKLHTGDKKYHCHECEAAFSRSDHLKIHLKTHSSSKPFKCSVCKRGFSSTSSLQSHMQAHKKNKEHLAKSEKEAKKDDFMCDYCEDTFSQTEELEKHVLTRHPQLSEKADLQCIHCPEVFVDENTLLAHIHQAHANQKHKCPMCPEQFSSVEGVYCHLDSHRQPDSSNHSVSPDPVLGSVASMSSATPDSSASVERGSTPDSTLKPLRGQKKIRDDGQSWSKVVYSCPYCSKRDFTSLAVLEIHLKTIHADKPQQSHTCQICLDSMPTLYNLNEHVRKLHKSHAYPVMQFGNISAFHCNYCPEMFADINSLQEHIRVSHCGPNANPPDGNNAFFCNQCSMGFLTESSLTEHIQQAHCSVGSAKLESPVVQPTQSFMEVYSCPYCTNSPIFGSILKLTKHIKENHKNIPLAHSKKSKTEQSPVSSDVEVSSPKRQRLSGSANSISNGEYPCNQCDLKFSNFESFQTHLKLHLELLLRKQACPQCKEDFDSQESLLQHLTVHYMTTSTHYVCESCDKQFSSVDDLQKHLLDMHTFVLYHCTLCQEVFDSKVSIQVHLAVKHSNEKKMYRCTACNWDFRKEADLQVHVKHSHLGNPAKAHKCIFCGETFSTEVELQCHITTHSKKYNCKFCSKAFHAIILLEKHLREKHCVFDAATENGTANGVPPTATKKAEPADLQGMLLKNPEAPNSHEASEDDVDASEPMYGCDICGAAYTMEVLLQNHRLRDHNIRPGEDDGSRKKAEFIKGSHKCNVCSRTFFSENGLREHLQTHRGPAKHYMCPICGERFPSLLTLTEHKVTHSKSLDTGTCRICKMPLQSEEEFIEHCQMHPDLRNSLTGFRCVVCMQTVTSTLELKIHGTFHMQKLAGSSATSSPNSQGLQKLYKCALCLKEFRSKQDLVKLDVNGLPYGLCAGCMARSANGQVGGLAPPEPSDRPCAGLRCPECSVKFESAEDLESHMQVDHRDLTPETSGPRKGAQTSPVPRKKTYQCIKCQMTFENEREIQIHVANHMIEEGINHECKLCNQMFDSPAKLLCHLIEHSFEGMGGTFKCPVCFTVFVQANKLQQHIFAVHGQEDKIYDCSQCPQKFFFQTELQNHTMSQHAQ
- the Znf423 gene encoding zinc finger protein 423 isoform X1 → MVSSPRGGLEGEPECDRKTSRALEDRNSVTSQEERNEDDEDMEDESIYTCDHCQQDFESLADLTDHRAHRCPGDGDDDPQLSWVASSPSSKDVASPTQMIGDGCDLGLGEEEGGTGLPYPCQFCDKSFIRLSYLKRHEQIHSDKLPFKCTYCSRLFKHKRSRDRHIKLHTGDKKYHCHECEAAFSRSDHLKIHLKTHSSSKPFKCSVCKRGFSSTSSLQSHMQAHKKNKEHLAKSEKEAKKDDFMCDYCEDTFSQTEELEKHVLTRHPQLSEKADLQCIHCPEVFVDENTLLAHIHQAHANQKHKCPMCPEQFSSVEGVYCHLDSHRQPDSSNHSVSPDPVLGSVASMSSATPDSSASVERGSTPDSTLKPLRGQKKIRDDGQSWSKVVYSCPYCSKRDFTSLAVLEIHLKTIHADKPQQSHTCQICLDSMPTLYNLNEHVRKLHKSHAYPVMQFGNISAFHCNYCPEMFADINSLQEHIRVSHCGPNANPPDGNNAFFCNQCSMGFLTESSLTEHIQQAHCSVGSAKLESPVVQPTQSFMEVYSCPYCTNSPIFGSILKLTKHIKENHKNIPLAHSKKSKTEQSPVSSDVEVSSPKRQRLSGSANSISNGEYPCNQCDLKFSNFESFQTHLKLHLELLLRKQACPQCKEDFDSQESLLQHLTVHYMTTSTHYVCESCDKQFSSVDDLQKHLLDMHTFVLYHCTLCQEVFDSKVSIQVHLAVKHSNEKKMYRCTACNWDFRKEADLQVHVKHSHLGNPAKAHKCIFCGETFSTEVELQCHITTHSKKYNCKFCSKAFHAIILLEKHLREKHCVFDAATENGTANGVPPTATKKAEPADLQGMLLKNPEAPNSHEASEDDVDASEPMYGCDICGAAYTMEVLLQNHRLRDHNIRPGEDDGSRKKAEFIKGSHKCNVCSRTFFSENGLREHLQTHRGPAKHYMCPICGERFPSLLTLTEHKVTHSKSLDTGTCRICKMPLQSEEEFIEHCQMHPDLRNSLTGFRCVVCMQTVTSTLELKIHGTFHMQKLAGSSATSSPNSQGLQKLYKCALCLKEFRSKQDLVKLDVNGLPYGLCAGCMARSANGQVGGLAPPEPSDRPCAGLRCPECSVKFESAEDLESHMQVDHRDLTPETSGPRKGAQTSPVPRKKTYQCIKCQMTFENEREIQIHVANHMIEEGINHECKLCNQMFDSPAKLLCHLIEHSFEGMGGTFKCPVCFTVFVQANKLQQHIFAVHGQEDKIYDCSQCPQKFFFQTELQNHTMSQHAQ
- the Znf423 gene encoding zinc finger protein 423 isoform X3, whose protein sequence is MIGDGCDLGLGEEEGGTGLPYPCQFCDKSFIRLSYLKRHEQIHSDKLPFKCTYCSRLFKHKRSRDRHIKLHTGDKKYHCHECEAAFSRSDHLKIHLKTHSSSKPFKCSVCKRGFSSTSSLQSHMQAHKKNKEHLAKSEKEAKKDDFMCDYCEDTFSQTEELEKHVLTRHPQLSEKADLQCIHCPEVFVDENTLLAHIHQAHANQKHKCPMCPEQFSSVEGVYCHLDSHRQPDSSNHSVSPDPVLGSVASMSSATPDSSASVERGSTPDSTLKPLRGQKKIRDDGQSWSKVVYSCPYCSKRDFTSLAVLEIHLKTIHADKPQQSHTCQICLDSMPTLYNLNEHVRKLHKSHAYPVMQFGNISAFHCNYCPEMFADINSLQEHIRVSHCGPNANPPDGNNAFFCNQCSMGFLTESSLTEHIQQAHCSVGSAKLESPVVQPTQSFMEVYSCPYCTNSPIFGSILKLTKHIKENHKNIPLAHSKKSKTEQSPVSSDVEVSSPKRQRLSGSANSISNGEYPCNQCDLKFSNFESFQTHLKLHLELLLRKQACPQCKEDFDSQESLLQHLTVHYMTTSTHYVCESCDKQFSSVDDLQKHLLDMHTFVLYHCTLCQEVFDSKVSIQVHLAVKHSNEKKMYRCTACNWDFRKEADLQVHVKHSHLGNPAKAHKCIFCGETFSTEVELQCHITTHSKKYNCKFCSKAFHAIILLEKHLREKHCVFDAATENGTANGVPPTATKKAEPADLQGMLLKNPEAPNSHEASEDDVDASEPMYGCDICGAAYTMEVLLQNHRLRDHNIRPGEDDGSRKKAEFIKGSHKCNVCSRTFFSENGLREHLQTHRGPAKHYMCPICGERFPSLLTLTEHKVTHSKSLDTGTCRICKMPLQSEEEFIEHCQMHPDLRNSLTGFRCVVCMQTVTSTLELKIHGTFHMQKLAGSSATSSPNSQGLQKLYKCALCLKEFRSKQDLVKLDVNGLPYGLCAGCMARSANGQVGGLAPPEPSDRPCAGLRCPECSVKFESAEDLESHMQVDHRDLTPETSGPRKGAQTSPVPRKKTYQCIKCQMTFENEREIQIHVANHMIEEGINHECKLCNQMFDSPAKLLCHLIEHSFEGMGGTFKCPVCFTVFVQANKLQQHIFAVHGQEDKIYDCSQCPQKFFFQTELQNHTMSQHAQ